One region of Brachyhypopomus gauderio isolate BG-103 chromosome 9, BGAUD_0.2, whole genome shotgun sequence genomic DNA includes:
- the LOC143522989 gene encoding uncharacterized protein LOC143522989 isoform X5, with protein MPPILQSTLSVAVSLSSCSVSPPTQLLPLERLRQGQASPVPTALATHSPAKEKAGPPPPPVRTSLLSGPNLDFTPEKPVRLLGNVQTSTPAAPTMEHNGFVMPTPAGFMLWDSRPDDSKFKDSPETSSVEVPPEKVPETVHGTSSPSVHGKAFWDMFSPEHQISEDFVPVVEATEFEVPRTETDGLPHLEAGSPGSETIPSPSGTQVLNYSSGDHIPETPAAEAKQAKTKKQRKGSPMNPYAEAAVVGEENRKKTLFSRKNSSRDGKELNKKEKQKEKDKVKEKKVQKEKEKDKKELKEKEREKNRDKDKEKEKKGHKEKERDKKELKEKEKEKKEIKEKEKDKKEIKEKEKDKKEIKEKEKDKKEIKEKERDKKEIKEKEREKKEQKEKEKKAKETKKKFKVTGEEEVIHHAKVTEACKGRKDDLAVNVGDVVDVIRTTDCPKGKWLARDSSNKYGYIPVESVELDMHEIMEIGKKAKADRHAKSNGLTYTELTNTESRFPNDTMNQESFTDDSEEWGDDDESPFIVNDTTDLPNQRAISPERVSPGPYPAETHTDASGNVQARQEALQKLATFFAPKSPALRNSTISEESNPEETVSSCKQDIDLPILPPPELYADHDEAEHN; from the exons ATGCCCCCCATCCTCCAGTCCACCCTGAGTGTAGCAGTCAGTCTCTCCTCATGTTCAGTTTCCCCACCGACGCAGCTCCTTCCACTGGAGAGACTGAGACAAG GGCAGGCTTCACCTGTTCCAACGGCACTGGCTACACACAGCCCTGCCAAGGAGAAGGCAggacctcctccacctcctgttAGAACGAGCCTTCTTTCTGGTCCTAATCTGGATTTCACACCAGAGAAACCAGTTCGGCTCCTCGGCAATGTACAGACCTCCACTCCGGCAGCTCCAACCATGGAGCACAACG GATTCGTCATGCCAACTCCAGCAGGTTTCATGTTATGGGATTCAAGACCTGATGATTCAAAATTCAAGGATTCACCTGAAACCAGTAGTGTCGAGGTTCCACCAGAGAAAGTTCCAGAAACTGTGCATGGAACATCTTCACCATCAGTGCATGGCAAAGCATTCTGGGATATGTTCAGTCCAGAACACCAGATTTCAGAAGATTTTGTTCCAGTTGTAGAGGCCACAGAATTTGAGGTTCCCAGAACTGAGACAGACGGACTTCCACACTTAGAAGCAGGCTCTCCTGGCAGTGAGACCATACCCTCTCCATCAGG AACTCAAGTGTTGAATTACAGCAGTGGTGATCACATCCCCGAAACCCCAGCAGCAGAAGCAAAGCAAGCTAAAACCAAGAAACAACGCAAAGGATCTCCAATGA ATCCATATGCTGAAGCAGCTGTTGTG GGTGAGGAAAACCGTAAGAAAACCTTGTTCTCCAg AAAGAACTCAAGCCGAGATGGAAAGGAActgaataagaaagaaaaacagaaggAGAAGGACAAGGTGAAAGAAAAGAAGGTTCAGAAGGAAAAGGAAAAAGACAAGAAAGAACTCaaggagaaggaaagagaaaaaaacagagacaaagataaagagaaagaaaagaagggTCACAAAGAGAAAGAACGAGACAAGAAGGAGCtcaaggagaaagaaaaagaaaagaaggagatcaaggagaaagaaaaagacaagAAGGAGAtcaaggagaaagagaaagacaagaaggagatcaaggagaaagaaaaagacaagAAGGAGATCAAGGAGAAAGAACGAGACAAGAAGGAGATCAAGGAGAAAGAACGAGAAAAGAAGGAgcagaaggagaaagaaaagaaggcaaaagaaacaaagaaaaaattCAAG GTCacaggggaggaggaggtgatACACCATGCTAAGGTGACGGAGGCTTGTAAGGGCCGTAAGGATGACCTGGCGGTGAACGTTGGAGATGTGGTTGATGTTATTCGCACCACTGACTGCCCTAAAGGAAAGTGGCTGGCCAGGGACAGCAGCAACAAAT ATGGGTATATCCCTGTGGAAAGTGTGGAACTGGATATGCACGAGATTATGGAAATAGGAAAGAAAGCAAAGGCAGACCGCCATGCCAAAAGCAACGGCCTCACATACACCGAGCTCACCAACACAGAGAGCAG GTTCCCAAACGACACTATGAACCAAGAGAGCT TTACAGATGACAGTGAAGaatggggtgatgatgatgaaagCCCATTTATTGTAAATGATACTACAGATTT ACCAAACCAGAGAGCAATCTCTCCAGAAAGGG TGAGTCCAGGGCCTTACCCAGCAGAAACACATACCGACGCCAGTGGTAATGTTCA AGCGAGGCAGGAAGCCCTTCAGAAGTTGGCCACCTTCTTTGCTCCTAAAAGCCCCGCGCTGAGGAACAGCACCAT AAGTGAAGAGTCAAACCCAG AGGAAACAGTCAGCTC GTGTAAACAGGACATTGACCTGCCCATCCTCCCTCCCCCAGAGCTCTATGCAGACCACGACGAAGCAGAACACAA CTGA
- the LOC143522989 gene encoding uncharacterized protein LOC143522989 isoform X4 — protein MSEEMDFKTLKSRFQNDDTLKIRTKPFIPDKPQTVTSPTSKVSNPLVASMNSAMESRTRFTPRVVFKDKSPVKRQPSLSEMFPVNGKNPQVQSELLDKNQKKEGDLIKQALKDRKLPLVLPAGPVTPATEDAPTPRVSASPAKVSSPKKYTFNFKTPLQTEKEKPNTSEHAVSANTALDGLVSSSPPPAFLVPTLPLSSAVEPDSPASSIPPPAGFESGTPGQKNRTFPLVLPMSPVTPSTGDTPRPQPTFSSSVSSSPVKVSTPKYTTFNFKSPLQREEKADSSKSDVPVSSALDDLVHSSPSTIVSKNVSPESCDQNPYLVEPVPSSSISAPSIHAPVFLSPTVPQSDSPILTASERDNFSRTSPELKISNPTVPSVLNSAVPVPKPVVFSPDLTDGEAVYHPDMISDILDMDIPPPIIPEDLLDAVMSVPRISAASSVRPELENGMFESHKVLDQMQTSPKVNCPDSPKSTPALSALARAEEMSHVKHNTCDQRVLRLLEKSKQKNSSRNQSPTPETWTFTETIPHVNESLLREPAQTETTHHETVLPEEDSPAPEATALPHIPLVDQEPDLHPFNSTLSYGLDQRQASPVPTALATHSPAKEKAGPPPPPVRTSLLSGPNLDFTPEKPVRLLGNVQTSTPAAPTMEHNGFVMPTPAGFMLWDSRPDDSKFKDSPETSSVEVPPEKVPETVHGTSSPSVHGKAFWDMFSPEHQISEDFVPVVEATEFEVPRTETDGLPHLEAGSPGSETIPSPSGTQVLNYSSGDHIPETPAAEAKQAKTKKQRKGSPMNPYAEAAVVGEENRKKTLFSRKNSSRDGKELNKKEKQKEKDKVKEKKVQKEKEKDKKELKEKEREKNRDKDKEKEKKGHKEKERDKKELKEKEKEKKEIKEKEKDKKEIKEKEKDKKEIKEKEKDKKEIKEKERDKKEIKEKEREKKEQKEKEKKAKETKKKFKVTGEEEVIHHAKVTEACKGRKDDLAVNVGDVVDVIRTTDCPKGKWLARDSSNKYGYIPVESVELDMHEIMEIGKKAKADRHAKSNGLTYTELTNTESRFPNDTMNQESFTDDSEEWGDDDESPFIVNDTTDLPNQRAISPERVSPGPYPAETHTDASGNVQARQEALQKLATFFAPKSPALRNSTISEESNPEETVSSCKQDIDLPILPPPELYADHDEAEHN, from the exons ATG AGTGAAGAGATGGACTTTAAGACCCTGAAGTCAAGGTTTCAGAATGATGACACTCTAAAGATCAGGACTAAACCCTTCATCCCAGATAAACCCCAAACTGTGACTTCCCCTACCTCCAAAGTCAGCAACCCTCTGGTTGCCAGCATGAACTCGGCCATGGAGAGCCGCACGCGTTTCACCCCTCGTGTGGTCTTCAAAGACAAGAGTCCTGTCAAGCGTCAGCCTTCTCTGTCGGAGATGTTCCCAGTGAACGGGAAAAATCCTCAAGTCCAGTCTGAGCTGCTGGATAAGAACCAGAAGAAGGAAGGTGACCTGATTAAACAAGCCCTGAAGGACAGGAAGCTTCCTCTGGTTTTGCCCGCGGGTCCCGTTACTCCAGCCACAGAAGACGCTCCGACTCCCAGAGTTTCGGCATCACCCGCCAAGGTGTCCTCACCTAAAAAGTACACATTCAACTTTAAAACGCCACTCCAGACTGAGAAAGAGAAGCCGAACACCTCAGAACATGCGGTTTCAGCCAACACCGCACTTGATGGTCTCGTTTCCAGCAGTCCACCTCCTGCATTTCTGGTGCCAACTCTTCCACTGTCCAGCGCCGTGGAACCTGATAGCCCTGCTTCCAGTATTCCTCCTCCTGCAGGTTTTGAGTCAGGAACTCCCGGCCAGAAAAACAGAACATTTCCTCTGGTTTTACCCATGAGTCCTGTTACTCCATCCACAGGAGACACCCCCAGACCTCAGCCTACCTTTTCTTCCTCAGTCTCATCATCACCGGTCAAAGTGTCCACACCTAAGTACACCACATTCAACTTTAAATCGCCActacagagggaggagaaagcAGATTCTTCAAAAAGTGATGTTCCAGTCAGCTCAGCACTAGATGATCTTGTTCACAGTAGTCCAAGCACTATAGTTAGTAAGAATGTGTCTCCAGAATCCTGTGATCAAAATCCTTACCTGGTGGAACCTGTTCCATCATCTAGTATTTCAGCACCTAGTATCCATGCTCCAGTTTTTCTTTCTCCTACAGTTCCTCAGTCAGACAGTCCTATCCTGACAGCTTCAGAACGTGACAATTTCTCCAGAACCAGTCCTGAACTGAAGATCTCAAACCCTACAGTTCCCAGTGTACTTAACTCCGCTGTTCCAGTTCCAAAGCCAGTGGTTTTTTCACCTGATCTGACAGATGGAGAAGCAGTCTATCATCCAGACATGATATCTGACATTCTGGATATGGATATTCCTCCTCCGATTATTCCTGAAGATCTTCTTGATGCAGTCATGTCTGTCCCTCGTATCTCTGCAGCTTCATCTGTGAGACCAGAATTGGAAAATGGGATGTTTGAATCGCACAAGGTGCTGGACCAAATGCAGACATCTCCGAAGGTGAACTGCCCGGATTCACCTAAATCTACTCCTGCCCTGTCTGCTCTAGCTAGGGCTGAGGAAATGTCTCACGTGAAGCATAACACTTGCGATCAGCGTGTGCTTAGACTTCTGGAAAAGTCTAAGCAAAAGAATTCTTCAAGAAATCAGTCACCCACACCTGAAACCTGGACCTTCACAGAGACAATCCCACATGTGAATGAGTCTTTACTGCGTGAACCAGCACAAACGGAAACAACTCATCACGAGACAGTCCTACCTGAGGAAGACTCACCTGCACCTGAAGCTACAGCCCTTCCTCATATCCCCCTAGTCGACCAGGAACCTGATCTCCATCCATTCAACTCAACCCTAAGCTATGGCTTAGATCAGA GGCAGGCTTCACCTGTTCCAACGGCACTGGCTACACACAGCCCTGCCAAGGAGAAGGCAggacctcctccacctcctgttAGAACGAGCCTTCTTTCTGGTCCTAATCTGGATTTCACACCAGAGAAACCAGTTCGGCTCCTCGGCAATGTACAGACCTCCACTCCGGCAGCTCCAACCATGGAGCACAACG GATTCGTCATGCCAACTCCAGCAGGTTTCATGTTATGGGATTCAAGACCTGATGATTCAAAATTCAAGGATTCACCTGAAACCAGTAGTGTCGAGGTTCCACCAGAGAAAGTTCCAGAAACTGTGCATGGAACATCTTCACCATCAGTGCATGGCAAAGCATTCTGGGATATGTTCAGTCCAGAACACCAGATTTCAGAAGATTTTGTTCCAGTTGTAGAGGCCACAGAATTTGAGGTTCCCAGAACTGAGACAGACGGACTTCCACACTTAGAAGCAGGCTCTCCTGGCAGTGAGACCATACCCTCTCCATCAGG AACTCAAGTGTTGAATTACAGCAGTGGTGATCACATCCCCGAAACCCCAGCAGCAGAAGCAAAGCAAGCTAAAACCAAGAAACAACGCAAAGGATCTCCAATGA ATCCATATGCTGAAGCAGCTGTTGTG GGTGAGGAAAACCGTAAGAAAACCTTGTTCTCCAg AAAGAACTCAAGCCGAGATGGAAAGGAActgaataagaaagaaaaacagaaggAGAAGGACAAGGTGAAAGAAAAGAAGGTTCAGAAGGAAAAGGAAAAAGACAAGAAAGAACTCaaggagaaggaaagagaaaaaaacagagacaaagataaagagaaagaaaagaagggTCACAAAGAGAAAGAACGAGACAAGAAGGAGCtcaaggagaaagaaaaagaaaagaaggagatcaaggagaaagaaaaagacaagAAGGAGAtcaaggagaaagagaaagacaagaaggagatcaaggagaaagaaaaagacaagAAGGAGATCAAGGAGAAAGAACGAGACAAGAAGGAGATCAAGGAGAAAGAACGAGAAAAGAAGGAgcagaaggagaaagaaaagaaggcaaaagaaacaaagaaaaaattCAAG GTCacaggggaggaggaggtgatACACCATGCTAAGGTGACGGAGGCTTGTAAGGGCCGTAAGGATGACCTGGCGGTGAACGTTGGAGATGTGGTTGATGTTATTCGCACCACTGACTGCCCTAAAGGAAAGTGGCTGGCCAGGGACAGCAGCAACAAAT ATGGGTATATCCCTGTGGAAAGTGTGGAACTGGATATGCACGAGATTATGGAAATAGGAAAGAAAGCAAAGGCAGACCGCCATGCCAAAAGCAACGGCCTCACATACACCGAGCTCACCAACACAGAGAGCAG GTTCCCAAACGACACTATGAACCAAGAGAGCT TTACAGATGACAGTGAAGaatggggtgatgatgatgaaagCCCATTTATTGTAAATGATACTACAGATTT ACCAAACCAGAGAGCAATCTCTCCAGAAAGGG TGAGTCCAGGGCCTTACCCAGCAGAAACACATACCGACGCCAGTGGTAATGTTCA AGCGAGGCAGGAAGCCCTTCAGAAGTTGGCCACCTTCTTTGCTCCTAAAAGCCCCGCGCTGAGGAACAGCACCAT AAGTGAAGAGTCAAACCCAG AGGAAACAGTCAGCTC GTGTAAACAGGACATTGACCTGCCCATCCTCCCTCCCCCAGAGCTCTATGCAGACCACGACGAAGCAGAACACAA CTGA